The Streptomyces noursei ATCC 11455 sequence CCAGGTGCTCAAGTGGCTGCTCCCGGCCCGCAACGTGCGCGAGGCGGGCGCGCCCTACCGCACGCTGGTGCTCGCGGGCGTGGCCGGTATCGCGGGGTTCTTCGTGGTCCCCGTCGTCGGCTGCCCGCTGGGCGCACTCGGCGGCCTCTACGCCCTCGAACGCGTCCGGCTCGGCAGCCACGGCGACGCCTGGGCCTCCACCCGTACGGTGCTGCGCGCCGTCGGCCTGAGCGTCCTGGTCGAACTGTTCGCCTGTCTGCTGGTGGTGGGCACCTGGATGGGGGCCGTCCTCGCCGGGTGAAGGCGGCGAGGGGCGGTGGAGCGCGCCGGTCGCTTCCCGACGCCACCGCCCCTCGCGGGGTGCTAGCGGCCGGTCCCCCACCCGGTCCCCTGGCCCCGCTTCCGTTCCATCATGTGGCGGCCCAGGGCCTGCTTCTGCTTCCAGTCGCGCCGGATCTCCGCGCGCAGTCGGGCGTCCGTCTTGGCCACGATGCGCTGGTTCTCGCGCCGCAGCTTGCGGTAGCTCTCCAGCCGACGCGGCGCCAACTCGCCCGATTCCACGGCGGATCGGACCGCGCAACCGGGTTCGACCTCGTGCGCGCAGTCGTGGAACCGGCACCGCTCGGCCAGTTCCTCGACGTCCGAGAACGTCCGGGACAGTCCGGCCTCCGCGTCCCACATCCCGACGCCGCGGAGCCCCGGGGTGTCGATCAGCACGCCGCCCCCGGGCAGCACCAGCAGATCGCGGGTCGTGGTGGTGTGCCGCCCCTTGCCGTCCTGGTCGCGGACCGCCCGCACGTCCTGCACGTCCGCGCCGAAGAGCGCGTTGGCCAGGGTGGACTTGCCGGCACCGGACCGCCCCAGGAGGACGGACGTGGTGCCGGCGAACAGGGCGGACAGCCCGTCGAGGCCGTCCCCGGTGGCCGCGCTGACCGCCCGTACCTGCACGCCGGGCGCGGCGAGCTGCGCGTCCGCGACGAGGTGCCCCAGCGTGGCCGGGTCCGTCACCAGGTCCGCCTTGGTGAGGA is a genomic window containing:
- the rsgA gene encoding ribosome small subunit-dependent GTPase A, with the translated sequence MFALPLSATHPLTADYGWDDGFAELFTPFAGQGFVPGRVARVDRGRVDAVVPDGDGVRTVLADTALVATGDPTRVPCTGDWAVLDLENGRVGDHLDGVVRALLPRRTAVLRSASSKRSEGQVLAANVEYAVVAVSLAEALDLDRVERFVSLVWESGAQPLVLLTKADLVTDPATLGHLVADAQLAAPGVQVRAVSAATGDGLDGLSALFAGTTSVLLGRSGAGKSTLANALFGADVQDVRAVRDQDGKGRHTTTTRDLLVLPGGGVLIDTPGLRGVGMWDAEAGLSRTFSDVEELAERCRFHDCAHEVEPGCAVRSAVESGELAPRRLESYRKLRRENQRIVAKTDARLRAEIRRDWKQKQALGRHMMERKRGQGTGWGTGR
- a CDS encoding DUF456 domain-containing protein; the encoded protein is MNAWQLTGVGLVLLFGVFGVLVPGIPGPLVVWAGLLWWATAERSALAWSVLMAGTAVLLVNQVLKWLLPARNVREAGAPYRTLVLAGVAGIAGFFVVPVVGCPLGALGGLYALERVRLGSHGDAWASTRTVLRAVGLSVLVELFACLLVVGTWMGAVLAG